Proteins encoded together in one Planctomyces sp. SH-PL14 window:
- a CDS encoding SNF2-related protein yields MPVAANLTRQFSAAVRSKGDSYARDGLVTFTSVKLPRIGCEVQGSLDEPYNVFLKLSGKSLEVACDCPHYLDGSLCKHIWASIVKAEQRGYIRTQQFTKGVVDFDHEVITAANLAEFMGDDRFDEEDGDEDSFGQRIDFDDDEPGVSGPQPRYLSSADLRSTPPARADWKSQLSFLRSPAGDPALPHERETSPLEYVINIGRSVSTSALVVEAYRRQTHANGTVMVAPASLNGAAGLNGLEEVDRRFVSRFRALDPSLDRNPYQQSGYNFYSYNTPQNTAQILSPEPSFARDLCETGRLHWILNTGVPVLTAPLLRWDSGAQYRLRLSASGPRNKTARQEWTIQGQLVRARGDAAPTTGDGNKDEAAIDLKTPVLIMDRIVIFEDRVAEIDIGSQAGWVKLLRRDGQFAVPFADRDSFLDLLWSGKELPDLDFPPELVLTRGSVAPRPRLVLGPVTASQKVTAAVRFDYGEGSVSLTDPAPACVSRTEQTAYDREPSAERGHLRDLLTLGMELTRRSADDDPHVSMPRRDVAGHVLHLAESGWTVVADGRAIRRPGSFQLSVRSGVDWFDLEGTFDFDGVTARLPALLRAVESGSKYVLLDDGSQGLLPEEWLKKYGGLSRLGETSDGAIRFRSSQAMLLDALLSAQPEADLDKAFRAYRKRLRAFDGVRSKSAPKSFQGTLRDYQKQGLGWLRFLREFRVGGCLADDMGLGKTIQVLAHLESIRVSRKESEPRKPSLAVVPKSLVFNWQDEAARFTPHLKVVAYHGIERHEGFEAMAEADLIVTTYGTLRRDIEKLKEVDLDTVILDEAQAIKNANSNSAKACLLLKSDHRLAMTGTPIENHLGELWSLFEFLNPGMLGRSTAFHALSRSTDGDPTALTLLARAIGPYILRRTKAQVLTELPEKTEQTLYVDLSPKERKLYNELRNHYRASLSDTIETEGLAKSKIHVLEALLRLRQAACHPGLIDAARGKDGSAKLEALLEQVEEAAAEGHKILVFSQFTTLLALVERALKTRKIPYEYLDGKTANRKARVSRFQSEEECRVFLISLKAGGHGLNLTAADYVFILDPWWNPAVEAQAIDRAHRMGQTRSVFAYRIIARDTVEEKVLELQKQKRDLAEAIISENESLIRKLTADDLQMLLS; encoded by the coding sequence ATGCCTGTCGCCGCGAATCTGACCCGCCAGTTCTCGGCGGCAGTCCGATCCAAGGGGGACAGCTACGCCCGCGACGGACTCGTTACGTTCACTTCGGTCAAGCTGCCGCGGATCGGCTGCGAGGTCCAGGGGAGCCTCGATGAGCCTTACAACGTGTTCCTCAAGCTGAGCGGCAAATCCCTGGAAGTCGCCTGCGACTGCCCCCACTACCTCGACGGCTCCCTCTGCAAACACATCTGGGCCTCGATCGTCAAAGCCGAACAACGCGGATACATCCGCACCCAACAGTTCACGAAAGGTGTCGTCGACTTCGACCACGAAGTCATCACGGCAGCCAATCTCGCGGAGTTCATGGGAGACGATCGCTTCGACGAGGAGGATGGCGATGAGGACAGCTTCGGCCAGAGGATCGACTTCGACGATGACGAGCCTGGAGTCAGCGGACCGCAGCCGCGGTATCTCTCCTCGGCCGATTTGAGGTCCACGCCGCCAGCCCGAGCCGACTGGAAGTCGCAGCTCTCTTTCCTGCGCTCCCCCGCCGGCGATCCCGCTTTGCCCCACGAGCGGGAGACGAGTCCGCTGGAATACGTGATCAACATCGGCCGGAGCGTCTCGACGTCCGCCCTCGTCGTCGAGGCCTACAGGCGCCAGACGCACGCGAACGGAACGGTGATGGTCGCGCCAGCCTCGCTGAACGGCGCGGCCGGCCTGAACGGACTGGAGGAAGTCGATCGACGCTTCGTGTCCCGCTTTCGGGCACTCGATCCGTCGCTGGATCGCAATCCCTATCAGCAATCCGGATACAACTTCTACAGCTACAATACTCCCCAGAACACCGCCCAGATCCTCTCCCCGGAGCCGAGCTTCGCGAGAGATCTGTGCGAGACCGGCCGGCTCCACTGGATCCTCAACACCGGCGTCCCGGTCCTGACCGCCCCGCTGCTCCGCTGGGATTCCGGAGCTCAGTACCGGCTGCGGCTCTCGGCCAGCGGTCCGCGAAACAAGACCGCCCGCCAGGAGTGGACCATCCAGGGGCAACTCGTCCGGGCCCGGGGTGACGCCGCTCCGACGACGGGGGACGGCAACAAGGATGAAGCGGCGATTGATCTCAAGACGCCGGTCCTGATCATGGACCGGATCGTCATCTTTGAGGACCGCGTGGCCGAGATCGACATCGGCTCGCAGGCGGGATGGGTCAAACTGCTCCGCCGCGACGGCCAGTTCGCCGTTCCCTTTGCGGACCGGGACAGCTTCCTCGACCTGCTCTGGTCCGGAAAGGAACTCCCGGACCTCGATTTTCCCCCGGAGCTTGTGCTGACCCGCGGGTCCGTGGCGCCCAGGCCGCGGCTGGTCCTCGGCCCCGTCACCGCCTCTCAGAAGGTGACGGCGGCGGTCCGCTTCGACTACGGGGAGGGGAGCGTCTCTCTGACGGACCCCGCCCCCGCGTGCGTCTCCCGGACCGAACAGACGGCCTATGACCGCGAACCGTCGGCGGAACGGGGCCACCTGCGGGACCTGCTGACCCTGGGGATGGAGCTGACACGGCGCTCCGCCGATGACGACCCCCATGTTTCGATGCCCCGCCGCGACGTTGCGGGCCACGTCCTGCATCTGGCCGAAAGCGGATGGACGGTCGTCGCCGACGGACGGGCGATCCGGCGGCCCGGCTCGTTCCAGCTCTCCGTCCGCAGCGGCGTCGACTGGTTCGATCTGGAGGGGACCTTCGACTTCGACGGAGTCACGGCCCGGCTGCCGGCGCTGCTCCGGGCCGTCGAGTCCGGAAGCAAGTACGTTCTGCTGGATGACGGAAGCCAGGGCCTCCTGCCCGAGGAGTGGCTCAAGAAGTACGGTGGGCTCTCCCGGCTGGGAGAGACGTCCGACGGCGCCATCCGATTCCGCTCATCGCAGGCCATGCTCCTCGACGCCCTGCTCTCCGCCCAGCCGGAGGCCGATCTCGACAAAGCGTTCCGCGCCTACCGCAAGCGGCTTCGCGCGTTTGATGGGGTCCGGTCCAAGTCGGCTCCCAAGTCCTTTCAGGGGACGCTTCGCGATTACCAGAAGCAGGGGCTCGGCTGGCTGAGGTTCCTGCGGGAGTTCCGGGTCGGCGGCTGTCTCGCCGACGACATGGGCCTCGGCAAGACGATCCAGGTCCTGGCCCACCTCGAATCGATTCGCGTCTCACGGAAGGAGTCGGAGCCCCGGAAGCCGTCGCTGGCAGTCGTTCCGAAGAGCCTCGTCTTCAACTGGCAGGACGAGGCGGCCCGCTTCACGCCACACCTCAAAGTCGTGGCTTACCACGGCATCGAGCGGCACGAAGGGTTCGAGGCGATGGCGGAGGCGGACCTGATCGTCACGACCTACGGGACACTCCGAAGGGATATCGAAAAGCTCAAAGAGGTCGACTTAGACACGGTGATCCTGGACGAAGCCCAGGCGATCAAGAACGCCAACTCCAACAGCGCCAAGGCGTGTCTCCTGCTGAAGTCGGACCACCGGCTCGCCATGACCGGAACACCCATCGAAAACCATCTCGGCGAGCTGTGGTCGCTGTTCGAGTTCCTCAACCCCGGCATGCTGGGGCGGTCAACGGCGTTCCACGCCCTTTCCCGCTCGACCGACGGCGACCCGACTGCCCTCACGCTCCTGGCACGGGCGATCGGGCCATACATCCTGCGGCGGACCAAGGCCCAGGTGCTGACCGAGCTCCCCGAGAAGACGGAACAGACGCTCTACGTCGATCTCTCCCCCAAGGAGCGGAAGCTCTACAACGAACTCCGGAACCACTACCGGGCCTCGCTCTCCGACACGATTGAGACCGAGGGTCTGGCGAAGTCCAAGATCCACGTTCTCGAAGCCCTGCTCCGACTGCGTCAGGCGGCGTGCCACCCGGGCCTGATCGACGCGGCCCGCGGGAAAGACGGCAGCGCCAAACTGGAGGCCCTGCTGGAGCAGGTCGAGGAGGCGGCCGCGGAGGGGCACAAGATCCTCGTCTTTTCCCAGTTCACGACGCTGCTGGCGCTCGTGGAAAGGGCTCTCAAGACCCGCAAGATCCCGTACGAGTATCTCGACGGAAAGACGGCGAATCGCAAGGCCCGCGTCTCCCGGTTCCAGTCGGAAGAGGAGTGCCGGGTGTTCCTGATCAGCCTGAAGGCCGGCGGACACGGCCTGAACCTGACCGCCGCGGACTACGTCTTCATCCTCGATCCGTGGTGGAACCCGGCGGTCGAGGCCCAGGCGATCGACCGCGCCCACCGGATGGGGCAGACGCGGAGCGTGTTCGCGTATCGAATCATCGCCCGCGACACCGTCGAGGAAAAAGTCCTCGAACTGCAGAAGCAGAAACGTGATCTCGCGGAGGCGATCATCTCGGAGAACGAGAGCCTGATCCGGAAACTGACGGCGGACGATCTGCAAATGCTGCTGAGTTAA
- a CDS encoding N,N-dimethylformamidase beta subunit family domain-containing protein, with protein sequence MLNIHQTAVPPYRVRSLLFLLLAIACGAPRQVRAESPIVAENQQTGSTDWQLTRVRVDGGKFRSPWIEGYCRQQSVKAGETVEICVSTNPPLPYTLEVFRTGYYGGRGARLMTKVGPLEGKTQPTPKPGEKNLHECRWDVSHKLTIPKDWLSGVYLGRLTTVPQAENEPYWQSYVIFIVTDDRPADILFQCSDNTWQAYNRWPDNYSVYTHPKGNQGPWADVSFDRPYGREAQFDGVVNDPLTVGAGEYLPLEFPMAYWLEQHGYDVTYCTNSDLLTPDRGLKCKTFVSVGHDEYWDIRQFRSVEKMRDEGVSLMFLSGNSICWVTPYRDSADGRPHRIMFRGGPYGADNDYAVGREKDNGPFPERGPDEGLLMGARNIEPVNGGGDWICTKPEHWIFEGTGMKKGDRIPGLIGWEYHGQPADIPGLEVVGGGTAWVGGVQPQQWTATVYTGPKGNVVFNASTIFWVQGLSTPPGHVLPWSHWSRPHGPDERVQKITANVLKRALAK encoded by the coding sequence ATGCTGAACATTCATCAGACAGCCGTTCCCCCCTACCGGGTTCGGTCGCTCCTCTTCCTCCTGCTCGCCATTGCCTGCGGAGCACCACGGCAGGTCCGAGCGGAGTCTCCTATCGTCGCCGAAAACCAGCAGACCGGGTCGACCGACTGGCAGTTGACCCGCGTCCGCGTCGATGGCGGCAAGTTCCGTTCGCCGTGGATCGAGGGCTATTGCCGGCAACAGAGTGTCAAGGCGGGCGAGACCGTCGAGATCTGCGTCTCGACCAATCCTCCCCTCCCCTACACCCTCGAGGTGTTCCGGACCGGCTACTACGGCGGACGGGGGGCACGGCTGATGACGAAGGTCGGACCGCTCGAAGGGAAGACTCAGCCAACACCCAAGCCGGGCGAGAAGAACCTCCATGAGTGCCGGTGGGACGTTTCACACAAGTTGACCATCCCGAAAGACTGGCTCAGCGGTGTGTACCTCGGCCGGTTGACGACCGTTCCGCAGGCCGAGAACGAGCCGTACTGGCAGAGCTACGTTATCTTCATCGTGACCGACGACCGGCCGGCCGACATCCTCTTCCAGTGCTCCGACAACACCTGGCAAGCCTACAACCGCTGGCCGGACAACTACTCGGTCTACACCCACCCCAAGGGGAACCAGGGCCCGTGGGCCGACGTCAGCTTCGACCGCCCGTACGGCCGCGAGGCACAGTTCGACGGCGTCGTGAACGATCCGCTGACGGTGGGAGCCGGGGAATACCTCCCGCTCGAATTCCCGATGGCCTATTGGCTCGAACAGCATGGCTATGACGTCACCTATTGCACGAACAGCGACCTGCTGACGCCGGACCGCGGACTCAAGTGCAAGACGTTCGTGAGCGTGGGGCATGACGAATACTGGGACATCCGTCAGTTCCGCAGCGTCGAAAAGATGCGGGACGAGGGGGTGAGCCTGATGTTCCTCTCCGGGAACTCGATCTGCTGGGTCACGCCGTACCGCGACAGTGCCGATGGCCGGCCGCACCGGATCATGTTCCGCGGCGGCCCCTACGGAGCGGACAACGATTACGCCGTCGGGCGGGAGAAGGACAACGGCCCCTTCCCCGAGCGCGGTCCCGACGAGGGGCTCCTGATGGGGGCCCGGAACATTGAGCCGGTCAACGGCGGCGGCGACTGGATCTGCACGAAGCCCGAGCACTGGATCTTCGAAGGGACCGGGATGAAGAAGGGGGACCGGATCCCCGGCCTCATCGGCTGGGAGTACCACGGGCAGCCGGCGGACATCCCTGGACTGGAAGTTGTCGGCGGCGGAACGGCGTGGGTCGGCGGCGTGCAGCCGCAGCAGTGGACCGCCACGGTCTATACCGGGCCGAAGGGGAACGTGGTGTTCAACGCCTCAACGATCTTCTGGGTCCAGGGGCTCTCGACTCCGCCGGGCCACGTGTTGCCGTGGTCGCACTGGAGTCGGCCGCACGGGCCGGATGAGCGTGTGCAGAAGATTACGGCCAACGTGCTGAAGCGGGCTTTGGCGAAATGA
- a CDS encoding LL-diaminopimelate aminotransferase has protein sequence MAQINENYLKLKAGYLFPEIARRVKAFAEANPAAKIIRLGIGDVTEPLPPAVIQAMHKAVDEMADRNTFKGYGPEQGYDFLREAIAKHDFQARGCDIAADEIFVSDGSKCDTGNILDIFGEKNKVAVLDPVYPVYVDTNVMSGRTGAADDSGRYGGLVYLPATAENDFTPTLPKEKVDLIYLCYPNNPTGTVATKETLQQWVAYAKANDAIILFDAAYEAFITDPSLPHSIYEIEGAKDVAIEFRSFSKNAGFTGTRCAFTVVPKQLKGTTASGEKKEIHPLWNRRHTTKFNGVSYPIQKGAAAVYTPEGQAQTKELIQFYLTNAKLLREGLEKVGISVYGGVNAPYIWLKTPKGMKSWEFFDELLSKAHLVGTPGSGFGACGEGYFRLSAFNSRANIEEAVARFQKVVS, from the coding sequence ATGGCGCAGATCAACGAAAACTACCTCAAGCTCAAGGCCGGATATCTCTTCCCCGAGATCGCCCGCCGGGTGAAGGCCTTCGCCGAAGCCAATCCTGCTGCCAAGATCATCCGCCTCGGCATCGGCGACGTCACCGAACCGCTCCCCCCCGCCGTCATCCAGGCGATGCACAAGGCGGTCGACGAGATGGCCGATCGAAACACCTTCAAGGGGTACGGCCCGGAGCAGGGGTACGACTTCCTCCGGGAAGCGATCGCTAAGCACGACTTCCAGGCCCGTGGCTGCGACATCGCCGCGGACGAGATCTTCGTCTCCGACGGCTCGAAGTGCGACACGGGGAACATCCTCGACATCTTCGGCGAGAAGAACAAAGTCGCGGTCCTCGACCCGGTCTACCCGGTGTACGTCGACACGAACGTCATGAGCGGCCGGACCGGCGCCGCGGACGACAGCGGCCGCTACGGTGGACTGGTCTACCTCCCGGCGACGGCAGAGAACGACTTCACGCCGACCCTCCCGAAGGAAAAGGTCGACCTGATTTATCTCTGCTATCCCAACAACCCGACCGGGACCGTCGCGACGAAGGAGACGCTCCAGCAGTGGGTCGCCTACGCCAAGGCGAACGACGCGATCATCCTCTTCGATGCCGCCTACGAGGCGTTCATCACCGATCCGTCGCTCCCGCACTCGATCTATGAGATCGAAGGGGCCAAGGACGTGGCGATCGAGTTCCGGAGCTTCAGCAAGAACGCGGGCTTCACCGGGACGCGGTGTGCGTTCACGGTCGTGCCGAAGCAGCTCAAGGGGACGACCGCCAGCGGCGAGAAGAAGGAGATTCATCCGCTCTGGAACCGCCGCCACACGACGAAGTTCAACGGCGTCTCCTACCCGATCCAGAAGGGGGCGGCCGCGGTCTACACCCCGGAAGGGCAGGCGCAGACGAAGGAACTGATCCAGTTCTACCTGACGAACGCCAAGCTCCTCCGCGAGGGGCTGGAGAAGGTCGGGATCAGCGTCTACGGCGGGGTCAACGCCCCGTACATCTGGCTCAAGACCCCCAAGGGAATGAAGAGCTGGGAGTTCTTCGATGAACTCCTCTCGAAGGCCCACCTGGTTGGGACGCCGGGAAGCGGCTTCGGTGCGTGCGGCGAAGGCTACTTCCGTCTGAGCGCGTTCAACAGCCGGGCGAACATTGAAGAGGCCGTCGCGCGGTTCCAGAAGGTTGTCAGCTAG
- a CDS encoding lysophospholipid acyltransferase family protein, with translation MSGSRTSPADPQYRNWTWRVLQFLMQNFFTFWLGYRVRGLERLPPGGALFLINHQSFLDPLFAAAGLHRPVSYLARDNLFRVPVIGSILRATYVMPIRREAAGTESMRLSIERCRQGYYVGLFPEGTRTRDGSIGVFKPGFLAIARRAGVPVIPIGISGAFESYPRNVLFPRPGRIRVVYGEPISVETIDSFSRERQDDLVALIRDRIVACHAEAEAWRLGHELEREASSSPAAAPAEVPSRVALPTPAVNGNGNGHHGPVSNDTPTAAH, from the coding sequence ATGTCCGGCTCTCGAACGTCACCCGCTGATCCGCAATACCGCAACTGGACCTGGCGCGTGCTCCAGTTCCTGATGCAGAATTTCTTCACGTTCTGGCTCGGATATCGGGTACGCGGACTGGAGCGGCTCCCCCCTGGCGGAGCGCTGTTCCTCATCAATCACCAGAGCTTTCTCGATCCGCTGTTCGCCGCCGCCGGACTGCATCGTCCGGTCAGCTACCTGGCCCGGGACAACCTGTTCCGCGTCCCGGTGATCGGCTCAATCCTCCGCGCCACCTACGTCATGCCGATCCGGCGGGAAGCAGCCGGGACTGAGAGCATGCGGCTCTCGATCGAGCGTTGCCGGCAGGGCTACTACGTCGGGCTGTTTCCCGAAGGGACGCGGACCCGCGACGGTTCCATCGGCGTGTTCAAACCGGGCTTCCTGGCAATCGCCCGGCGGGCGGGCGTGCCGGTCATTCCGATCGGAATCTCCGGGGCTTTTGAATCGTACCCGCGGAACGTCCTGTTCCCCCGGCCCGGCCGAATTCGCGTGGTGTACGGCGAGCCGATCAGCGTCGAGACGATCGACAGCTTTAGCCGCGAACGCCAGGACGACCTTGTCGCCCTGATCCGGGACCGGATCGTGGCCTGCCACGCGGAAGCGGAGGCGTGGCGACTCGGGCACGAGCTTGAGCGGGAGGCGTCATCTTCACCCGCGGCCGCCCCCGCGGAAGTCCCGTCACGCGTCGCTCTGCCGACGCCGGCCGTCAACGGCAACGGCAACGGGCATCACGGCCCGGTGTCCAACGACACTCCGACGGCCGCTCACTGA
- a CDS encoding peroxiredoxin family protein, whose protein sequence is MQFRSVRRQIPAVCAWSLLGLAAGSRFGLADDAKKPDTAPTAAAAETSTPNGPLPGHSYHGEVFDEGPRQKGTLLGTSGTVSFPATSAVADVQAFVNQGVAQLHGFWYLEAERSFRQAAMLDPDCAIAYWGMAMANTENAKRAAGFIAEAVKRREKASRREQLYIDGLSEFLKSSPEAKSAEKKEDAKKDETAKDGAKETKSETAESAKPADKKPPEKLTAEQKKEKERERRQKLADSFEKIVSEFPDDLEAKAFLALHLWQSRTKGLPMHSPTALNALLQEVIAASPMHPCHHYVIHLWDEKEAKRALKSAAMGGPSAPGIAHMWHMPGHTYSKLHRYHDAAWQQEASARVDHAHMMRAGLLPDQIHNFAHNNEWLIRNLIHNGDAHAAVALAKNMIDLPRHPKWNTIDDGGSSAFFGRVRLYDVLQQFEMGSEVLRLESTRYLEPVAKEADERRRQSLIAAAAFQTGDGLRGSAILTDFIEAERKLRDERDAAVQKAKDEAAKANKKSEEIEKAGQAAAGKFDGKISALQPFLYELKGQLHLAHRAYGDALTAFEKSGRADKGLLAVLQVRAGQTEKGIETARKNVADNPKETIPLVRQVEALSLAGKKDEARKAFDELKAISSMAALDTPLFGRLRPFLADLGAAEDWRVALEPAKDLGERPPLDTLGPAHWSPSPAPSWELADHRGTVRSLASYRGRPVVVLFYLGHGCLHCVEQLQKFAAAEEEFEKWGVGLIAIGTDDPASLQLACKSYGSEFPFPLVSNSSLDVFKTYRCYDDFESQPLHGSFLIDADGLVRWQDISAEPFVDTKFLLEETKRLLGTP, encoded by the coding sequence ATGCAGTTCCGGTCCGTTCGGCGACAGATTCCCGCGGTGTGCGCCTGGAGTCTCCTGGGTCTGGCCGCGGGGAGCCGGTTCGGTCTGGCGGACGATGCGAAGAAGCCGGACACGGCTCCCACCGCGGCCGCCGCGGAGACGTCGACTCCGAACGGCCCCCTGCCGGGGCACTCGTACCACGGCGAGGTCTTCGACGAAGGGCCGCGGCAGAAGGGGACGCTGCTCGGGACGAGCGGGACGGTTTCGTTTCCGGCGACCTCGGCGGTCGCCGATGTCCAGGCCTTTGTGAACCAGGGGGTCGCGCAGCTTCACGGGTTCTGGTACCTGGAAGCGGAGCGGTCGTTCCGTCAGGCGGCGATGCTCGATCCGGACTGTGCCATCGCCTACTGGGGGATGGCGATGGCGAACACCGAGAACGCCAAGCGCGCCGCCGGCTTCATCGCCGAGGCGGTGAAGCGGCGGGAGAAGGCGTCGCGGCGGGAACAGCTCTACATCGACGGGCTGAGCGAGTTCCTCAAGAGCTCGCCGGAGGCCAAGTCGGCGGAGAAGAAAGAGGACGCCAAAAAGGACGAAACAGCGAAGGACGGGGCCAAGGAGACGAAGTCCGAAACCGCCGAGTCCGCGAAACCGGCCGACAAGAAGCCGCCCGAGAAGCTGACCGCGGAGCAGAAGAAGGAGAAGGAGCGGGAGCGGCGGCAGAAACTGGCCGACAGCTTCGAGAAGATTGTCTCCGAGTTCCCGGACGACCTGGAAGCGAAGGCCTTCCTTGCCCTGCATCTCTGGCAGAGCCGGACCAAGGGGCTGCCGATGCACAGTCCGACGGCGCTCAACGCCCTCCTGCAGGAGGTCATCGCCGCCAGTCCGATGCACCCCTGCCACCACTACGTCATCCACTTGTGGGACGAGAAGGAGGCCAAGCGGGCCCTCAAGTCCGCTGCTATGGGGGGGCCGTCCGCGCCGGGAATCGCCCACATGTGGCACATGCCCGGCCACACCTATTCGAAGCTGCACCGCTACCACGACGCCGCCTGGCAGCAGGAGGCGAGCGCGCGTGTCGACCATGCCCACATGATGCGGGCCGGGCTGCTTCCCGATCAGATCCACAACTTCGCCCACAACAACGAGTGGCTGATCCGGAACCTGATCCATAACGGCGACGCGCATGCCGCCGTGGCGCTGGCCAAGAACATGATCGACCTGCCGCGGCATCCGAAGTGGAACACGATCGACGACGGCGGCTCGAGCGCCTTCTTCGGCCGTGTCCGGCTCTACGACGTCCTCCAGCAGTTCGAGATGGGTTCGGAGGTCCTGCGACTGGAGTCGACGCGATACCTGGAGCCGGTCGCCAAGGAGGCGGACGAGCGCCGCCGCCAGTCGCTGATTGCCGCGGCCGCCTTCCAGACCGGCGACGGGCTGCGGGGCTCGGCGATCCTGACCGACTTCATCGAGGCCGAACGCAAGCTCCGCGACGAGCGGGACGCCGCGGTCCAGAAGGCCAAAGACGAGGCGGCCAAGGCGAACAAGAAGTCGGAGGAGATCGAGAAAGCGGGGCAGGCGGCCGCTGGGAAGTTCGACGGTAAGATCAGCGCCCTGCAGCCGTTCCTGTATGAACTCAAGGGACAGCTCCATCTCGCACACCGGGCCTACGGCGATGCCTTGACCGCCTTCGAGAAGTCCGGCCGGGCCGACAAGGGGCTGCTGGCGGTCCTGCAGGTCCGCGCTGGCCAGACGGAGAAGGGGATCGAAACCGCCCGCAAGAACGTCGCCGACAATCCGAAGGAGACGATCCCGCTCGTCCGGCAGGTCGAGGCGCTCTCACTGGCCGGCAAGAAGGACGAGGCCCGCAAGGCGTTTGATGAGCTCAAGGCGATCTCGTCGATGGCGGCGCTCGACACGCCGCTCTTCGGACGGCTCCGCCCGTTCCTCGCCGACCTCGGCGCCGCAGAGGACTGGCGCGTGGCGCTCGAACCGGCTAAGGACCTCGGCGAACGCCCGCCCCTCGACACCCTCGGGCCCGCGCACTGGAGCCCGTCACCGGCGCCGTCGTGGGAACTCGCCGATCACCGCGGCACGGTCCGGTCGCTTGCCTCCTACCGCGGACGTCCGGTCGTGGTCCTGTTCTATCTGGGGCACGGCTGCCTGCACTGCGTCGAGCAGCTCCAGAAGTTCGCCGCCGCCGAAGAGGAGTTCGAGAAGTGGGGCGTCGGCCTCATCGCCATCGGAACCGACGATCCAGCCAGTCTTCAGCTCGCCTGCAAGAGCTACGGCAGCGAGTTCCCGTTCCCGCTCGTCTCGAACAGCTCGCTCGACGTCTTCAAGACCTACCGCTGCTACGACGACTTCGAGTCCCAGCCGCTCCACGGGAGCTTCCTGATCGACGCGGACGGCCTCGTCCGCTGGCAGGACATCTCCGCGGAGCCCTTCGTCGACACGAAGTTCCTCCTCGAAGAAACGAAGCGGCTCCTCGGAACGCCGTGA